The following coding sequences lie in one Arabidopsis thaliana chromosome 3, partial sequence genomic window:
- the AtIPCS1 gene encoding Inositol phosphorylceramide synthase 1 (Arabidopsis Inositol phosphorylceramide synthase 1 (AtIPCS1); FUNCTIONS IN: inositol phosphoceramide synthase activity; INVOLVED IN: sphingolipid biosynthetic process; LOCATED IN: mitochondrion; EXPRESSED IN: 6 plant structures; BEST Arabidopsis thaliana protein match is: Arabidopsis Inositol phosphorylceramide synthase 2 (TAIR:AT2G37940.1); Has 447 Blast hits to 444 proteins in 100 species: Archae - 0; Bacteria - 0; Metazoa - 254; Fungi - 0; Plants - 103; Viruses - 0; Other Eukaryotes - 90 (source: NCBI BLink).), whose protein sequence is MTLYIRREASKLWRRFCSEITTEIGLLAENWKYLLAGLLCQYIHGLAARGVHYIHRPGPTLQDSGFFVLPELGQDKGFISETVFTCVFLSFFLWTFHPFIVKSKKIYTVLIWCRVLAFLVACQFLRVITFYSTQLPGPNYHCREGSELARLPRPHNVLEVLLLNFPRGVIYGCGDLIFSSHMIFTLVFVRTYQKYGSKRFIKLLGWVIAILQSLLIIASRKHYTVDVVVAWYTVNLVVFFLDKKLPELPDRTTALLPVISKDRTKEESHKLLNGNGVDPADRRPRAQVNGKDSNGGHTDNATNGT, encoded by the exons atgacGCTTTATATTCGCCGCGAAGCTTCCAAG CTATGGAGGAGATTTTGTTCGGAAATAACAACGGAGATTGGTCTCCTCGCTGAGAACTGGAAATACCTTCTTGCTGGTCTTCTCTGTCAG TATATTCATGGTTTAGCTGCCAGGGGAGTTCATTATATTCATCGGCCAGGACCAACGCTTCAAGATTCTGgcttttttgttcttccg GAGCTTGGTCAAGATAAAGGCTTCATAAGTGAAACTGTGTTCACTTGTgtatttctttcatttttcctG TGGACTTTCCATCCTTTCATCgtgaaaagcaagaagataTACACTGTGTTGATATGGTGCAGGGTTCTCGCCTTCTTAGTT GCTTGTCAGTTTCTCCGTGTTATAACATTCTATTCAACTCAGCTTCCTGGCCCTAACTATCACTGTCGAGAG GGTTCTGAGCTTGCCAGGTTGCCAAGGCCACATAACGTTCTTGAGGTTCTCTTGCTCAACT TTCCTCGTGGTGTGATATACGGATGTGGAGACCTGATTTTCTCATCGCACATGATATTCACACTAGTCTTTGTCCGCACTTACCAGAAATACGGTTCTAAAAG GTTCATAAAGCTGTTAGGTTGGGTCATTGCCATCTTGCAAAGCCTCTTGATTATTGCGTCCCGTAAACATTACACTGTTGATGTGGTTGTTGCGTGGTATACTGTGAACTTGgttgtcttcttcctcgacAAGAAATTACCAG AATTGCCTGATCGAACAACGGCATTGCTCCCTGTGATCTCAAAAGACAGAACCAAAGAAGAGAGTCACAAACTCTTGAATGGGAACGGTGTTGATCCTGCAGATCGG AGACCGAGGGCTCAAGTGAATGGCAAAGACAGCAATGGAGGTCACACTGATAATGCTACTAATGGCACATGA